A stretch of Malus sylvestris chromosome 11, drMalSylv7.2, whole genome shotgun sequence DNA encodes these proteins:
- the LOC126589041 gene encoding UDP-glycosyltransferase 71K1-like has protein sequence MKKVELVFIPAPGEGHLVSALQFTRRLIDRDDRILITILAIQSPFRTTINSYTESIAASEPRIRVIDVQEPQDHQPPQETHQSPEKFICLYIEGHVPNVKKIITNLVSFNANSLDSIRVAALVVDFFCVSMIDVAKELNLPSYLFMPSNAGYLALMLQLPILHEKNQVAVEESDPEWLIPGIVHPVPPRVLPMALTDGSRPAYIKLASRFRETRGIVANTFVELETHAITLFSNDTRIPPVYPVGPGIDLDDCQAHSNLDQAQRDKIIKWLDDQPQKSVVFLCFGSMGSFRAEQVKEIALGLEQSGQRFLWSLRMQSPKGTVPSDCSNLEEVLPDGFLERTNGKKGLICGWAPQVEVLAHSATGGFVSHCGWNSILESLWHGVPIATWPMYAEQQLNAFRMVRELGMALEMRLDYKTGSGDVVGADEIERAVVGVMEKDSEVRKKVEEMGKMARKAVKDGGSSFASVGRFIEDVIGEN, from the exons ATGAAGAAAGTGGAACTAGTGTTCATCCCAGCACCAGGAGAAGGCCACCTTGTATCAGCACTGCAGTTCACAAGGCGTTTGATCGATCGCGATGACAGAATTTTGATCACCATTCTTGCCATCCAGTCACCCTTCCGGACCACTATAAATTCATACACAGAATCGATTGCAGCCTCAGAACCCCGAATCCGAGTCATTGATGTCCAAGAACCTCAAGATCATCAACCTCCACAAGAGACGCACCAGTCACCAGAAAAATTCATCTGTCTTTACATTGAGGGTCACGTCCCCAATGTCAAGAAAATCATCACCAACCTCGTCTCCTTCAATGCTAATAGTTTGGATTCGATTCGTGTTGCTGCTTTGGTGGTTGATTTCTTCTGTGTGTCCatgattgatgtggccaaggaACTCAATCTTCCTTCTTATCTTTTCATGCCAAGCAATGCAGGATATCTAGCTCTCATGCTCCAACTTCCAATTCTTCATGAAAAAAACCAGGTTGCGGTTGAAGAATCCGATCCCGAATGGTTAATCCCAG GTATTGTCCACCCGGTTCCTCCTAGAGTTTTGCCGATGGCTTTGACAGATGGTAGCCGCCCTGCTTACATCAAGTTGGCTTCAAGATTTAGAGAAACTAGAGGCATTGTAGCAAACACATTTGTAGAGTTAGAGACACATGCTATCACATTGTTTTCCAATGACACCCGAATTCCCCCGGTGTACCCAGTTGGGCCAGGGATCGACCTGGATGACTGTCAGGCACATTCCAACCTAGACCAGGCACAGCGCGACAAGATCATCAAATGGCTTGATGACCAGCCTCAGAAATCTgttgtgtttttgtgttttggtaGCATGGGAAGCTTTAGGGCAGAGCAAGTGAAGGAAATAGCTTTAGGGCTTGAACAAAGTGGGCAGAGGTTTTTATGGTCCCTGCGCATGCAGTCACCCAAAGGCACAGTCCCAAGTGATTGCTCAAATCTTGAAGAAGTTTTGCCAGATGGGTTCTTGGAGAGGACCAATGGGAAGAAAGGGTTGATATGTGGGTGGGCCCCACAGGTGGAGGTCCTGGCCCACAGTGCGACCGGAGGGTTCGTGTCACACTGCGGGTGGAACTCGATCTTGGAGAGCTTGTGGCATGGCGTCCCTATTGCGACATGGCCCATGTATGCAGAGCAGCAGCTCAATGCTTTTAGGATGGTGAGGGAGTTGGGGATGGCGTTGGAGATGAGGCTGGATTACAAGACAGGCAGCGGTGACGTGGTGGGGGCGGACGAGATTGAGAGGGCTGTGGTTGGTGTGATGGAGAAGGATAGTGAGGTGAGGAAGAAGGTGGAAGAGATGGGAAAGATGGCTAGAAAAGCTGTGAAGGATGGggggtcttcatttgcttctgtTGGGAGATTTATTGAGGATGTGATTGGtgagaattag